A stretch of the Balneola vulgaris DSM 17893 genome encodes the following:
- a CDS encoding FtsW/RodA/SpoVE family cell cycle protein, giving the protein MIYTSPHSNLSNILGTSPEDIDTRTQGSDRYLLMAIVALMMFGVLAVYSSIAYFAESKSTTAFSLVTEHLFKLGVSFIVMLIASKINYHTLAKFSRLGMVVSWVLLIAVLLFGVEQFGAKRWLNIGGFTFQPSTLATVALLVHICVLLSEKQDYIKDFGKSFLPIMFWIGVTCALIGVQDFSSAGLLFGICMIVMFIGRVNVMHLSTLVIMGVLGAVVLLGLSENRQNRIDEYVRQIKDIESAEILQGAGYQAQQAHIAIARGELLGVGIGKSTQRDFLPAPYNDFIFAIIAEEYGLLGAMSLILLFTLILFRGIAIIAKRAEDTLGSLLAVGCTLTLVLYGYVNAGVASGLLPVTGLPMPFVSYGGTNMLFAGLMVGILLNISKHYQGRREIYYG; this is encoded by the coding sequence ATGATATACACGAGTCCGCATAGCAACCTTTCGAATATCTTAGGCACCAGCCCTGAAGATATCGATACCCGTACGCAAGGCAGCGACCGCTATCTTTTGATGGCTATTGTTGCGCTGATGATGTTCGGGGTGCTAGCGGTGTACTCATCCATTGCTTACTTCGCAGAATCAAAATCAACAACTGCATTTTCACTTGTTACAGAACACCTCTTCAAACTTGGTGTTTCCTTTATAGTGATGTTGATCGCTTCAAAAATAAACTATCACACCTTAGCTAAATTTAGTCGCTTAGGCATGGTTGTTAGCTGGGTGCTACTAATTGCTGTGCTACTATTCGGGGTGGAACAATTTGGAGCCAAAAGATGGTTGAATATCGGCGGGTTTACCTTCCAGCCATCCACTTTAGCAACGGTAGCTCTGCTTGTTCATATCTGTGTACTGTTATCAGAAAAGCAGGACTATATCAAAGATTTTGGGAAGAGCTTCCTCCCTATCATGTTTTGGATTGGTGTTACATGCGCACTAATTGGCGTACAAGATTTTAGTAGTGCAGGTTTACTATTTGGTATCTGCATGATTGTGATGTTCATCGGACGAGTGAATGTTATGCATTTAAGCACTCTTGTGATTATGGGTGTACTTGGTGCGGTGGTATTGCTCGGGCTTTCAGAAAATCGCCAAAATCGTATCGATGAATACGTTCGACAAATTAAAGACATTGAAAGCGCTGAAATTCTTCAAGGAGCAGGCTACCAAGCACAGCAAGCGCATATCGCTATAGCTCGAGGAGAACTTCTAGGAGTTGGGATTGGCAAGAGTACACAACGAGATTTCCTACCAGCTCCATATAATGATTTCATTTTTGCCATCATTGCTGAAGAATATGGCCTTTTAGGCGCCATGAGTTTAATACTGTTGTTCACCCTCATTTTATTCAGAGGTATAGCCATTATTGCTAAACGCGCTGAAGACACATTGGGATCGTTATTGGCCGTGGGTTGTACCCTCACATTAGTTTTATACGGTTATGTGAATGCAGGTGTAGCTAGTGGCTTATTGCCTGTAACCGGTTTACCCATGCCTTTTGTGAGCTATGGTGGAACCAATATGCTATTTGCAGGACTGATGGTCGGCATTTTGTTAAATATTTCGAAACACTATCAAGGACGGAGGGAAATTTATTATGGATAA
- the murG gene encoding undecaprenyldiphospho-muramoylpentapeptide beta-N-acetylglucosaminyltransferase: protein MDKPRVLIAAGGTGGHVYPAIAIADALKAENPDTEILFVGTKNHMEWKAVPKAGYAIKNVWISGFHRRLTAKNLLFPLKLVTSILQSFGIISRFKPQVMVSCGGYVAGPAGWVAAQRRVSVVIQEQNSFPGVTNRMLAKYASKVYTAFSDAAKYFPGANIVESGNPTRNTLVTADRQVGLEAFDFESTKPVLMVMGGSGGAKTINEAVKENLEELKDIQVIWQCGSRYIDSLLDEVDLEKYSNVRLTAFIDNMPEAYAASDLVVSRAGASSCSELMITGKPSVLIPSPNVAGDHQTMNAKSMVDAGASELILDREAKAALPNLVNDLLRNQERLRAMNKAALSLAKPNAAELIAKDILELAKTSRN, encoded by the coding sequence ATGGATAAGCCCCGCGTATTGATAGCAGCAGGTGGAACTGGCGGACATGTATACCCCGCCATCGCCATTGCCGATGCATTGAAAGCAGAAAACCCTGATACTGAGATTCTCTTTGTTGGTACCAAAAATCACATGGAATGGAAAGCCGTACCAAAGGCTGGATATGCTATCAAGAATGTTTGGATTAGTGGATTCCATCGCCGTTTAACAGCAAAGAATCTGTTATTCCCGCTAAAATTGGTAACCAGTATCCTACAAAGTTTTGGAATTATAAGCCGCTTCAAACCACAAGTTATGGTTTCGTGTGGTGGATATGTTGCAGGGCCTGCAGGTTGGGTAGCAGCTCAAAGAAGGGTATCTGTAGTGATTCAAGAGCAGAATAGTTTTCCAGGGGTTACCAATAGAATGTTAGCTAAATATGCCTCTAAGGTGTATACCGCATTTTCGGATGCTGCAAAGTATTTCCCAGGTGCGAATATCGTGGAGTCTGGAAACCCAACGCGTAACACACTGGTAACAGCCGACAGACAGGTAGGCTTAGAAGCTTTTGATTTTGAGTCAACCAAACCTGTACTCATGGTTATGGGTGGCAGTGGTGGTGCCAAGACTATCAACGAAGCTGTAAAAGAAAATTTAGAAGAGCTAAAAGATATCCAAGTGATATGGCAGTGTGGTAGCCGATATATCGATAGCTTGCTGGACGAAGTGGATCTAGAGAAATATTCCAATGTTCGCCTCACCGCTTTTATCGACAATATGCCTGAGGCCTATGCAGCTAGTGATTTAGTTGTGAGCCGTGCTGGAGCCAGCTCCTGTTCAGAGTTGATGATTACAGGCAAACCAAGTGTGTTAATCCCGTCTCCAAATGTTGCTGGAGATCACCAAACAATGAATGCCAAATCGATGGTAGATGCAGGAGCTTCTGAACTCATACTTGATAGAGAGGCAAAAGCTGCTTTACCCAACCTGGTAAATGATTTACTCAGAAACCAAGAACGATTAAGAGCTATGAATAAAGCTGCATTATCGCTTGCTAAGCCAAATGCCGCTGAACTCATTGCTAAAGATATTTTAGAACTAGCCAAAACCTCGCGTAACTGA
- the murD gene encoding UDP-N-acetylmuramoyl-L-alanine--D-glutamate ligase has protein sequence MTVKDKHIVVIGAARSGIAAALLLKRQGASVFVSDFGGIKEEFKNELQAKHISFEEHGHTEKASEGEFMVLSPGVPTEAPIVQSYLNEGKKVYSEIEVASWFTNDRVVAITGSNGKTTVTNWIGHTWKQTTKNFTVGGNIGTAFSEVADQVMDNRDVILEISSFQLDHIHSFHPNISVILNITPDHLDRYGNDFDSYAAAKFRITEYQNTDDWFIFNYDDPTIKAFVEKLQDSNKHPKLWSFSNQQEVPEGAFVRNNDIIFKFNNKEETLMPVNEVGLNGRHNLNNGLATALAARAAEIKNDAIRESLRSFMGVEHRLENVRVLDGVKYINDSKATNVNAVWFALDSIHVPMTLIIGGRDKGNDYTEIVDLIKEKVHTIIAIGESQNRIEEQLGQAAPIFKKANDMAEAVRMARKGAKKGEVVLLSPACSSFDMFDDYEHRGRVFKDEVHKL, from the coding sequence TGTATCCGACTTTGGAGGGATCAAAGAAGAGTTCAAGAATGAGCTACAAGCAAAGCACATTTCATTTGAGGAACATGGTCATACCGAGAAGGCTTCAGAAGGCGAGTTTATGGTATTGAGCCCAGGCGTTCCAACCGAAGCGCCTATCGTTCAGTCTTACTTGAATGAAGGCAAAAAAGTGTATTCAGAAATTGAAGTGGCCAGTTGGTTTACAAACGACCGTGTAGTTGCTATTACAGGAAGTAATGGCAAAACAACGGTTACAAACTGGATTGGACATACTTGGAAGCAAACGACTAAGAATTTTACTGTAGGTGGTAACATCGGAACGGCCTTTTCGGAAGTTGCAGATCAAGTAATGGATAACCGAGATGTGATTTTAGAAATCAGCAGTTTTCAATTAGACCATATACACTCATTCCACCCAAATATCAGTGTGATACTCAATATTACACCAGATCACTTAGATCGATATGGGAATGATTTCGATTCCTATGCCGCTGCCAAATTCAGAATAACAGAATATCAAAATACGGATGACTGGTTCATTTTTAATTACGATGACCCAACCATCAAAGCGTTTGTGGAGAAACTGCAAGATTCGAACAAGCATCCAAAGTTATGGAGCTTTTCAAATCAGCAAGAAGTGCCTGAAGGCGCCTTTGTTCGCAATAACGATATCATCTTCAAATTCAATAACAAGGAAGAAACACTCATGCCGGTTAATGAAGTAGGATTAAATGGAAGACACAATCTCAATAATGGCTTAGCCACTGCCCTAGCAGCACGTGCGGCTGAAATTAAAAATGATGCGATTCGTGAAAGCCTTCGCTCATTTATGGGTGTGGAGCATCGTTTAGAAAACGTACGTGTTTTAGATGGTGTGAAGTACATAAATGATAGCAAAGCCACTAATGTAAATGCTGTTTGGTTTGCCCTTGATAGCATCCATGTGCCCATGACGTTAATTATTGGTGGGCGCGACAAAGGCAACGACTACACTGAGATTGTAGACCTCATTAAAGAAAAGGTTCACACTATTATAGCTATTGGTGAATCCCAAAATCGCATTGAAGAGCAACTAGGCCAAGCAGCACCCATTTTCAAGAAAGCCAACGATATGGCCGAAGCCGTGCGAATGGCTCGAAAAGGAGCTAAAAAAGGCGAAGTAGTGCTTTTAAGTCCCGCGTGTTCATCCTTCGATATGTTTGATGATTACGAACACCGAGGTCGAGTTTTTAAAGACGAAGTACATAAGCTTTAA